A window of Pyrus communis chromosome 3, drPyrComm1.1, whole genome shotgun sequence genomic DNA:
GTTCCATTAATACTTCTCTTGAtcctaataaaaaatttcaaaaagaaagaatgaaaaCTTTGGTTGGCTACACGTATATCGGTGGAAACCATCCGATGTCATTGACTTTTTGTAGAATGATATCCTTTGGTCCATAAAAGATATTTAATGAGATCCACTTTGGCGAATGGTAAAAGGGGATAGCTTCTAAGAAGGGAAATGTGAGTGTGTCAGTGTGGATGTGTCTCCCTTTTTATGTTCCTTGTAAAGGAATATACTATGCTTcactaacaaaattaaaaagtaaaaaagaaaaactataaACAATCTGATGCTTATTCTTACTTTTCTTAGTTGCACTGCTTCTAAAAACATCTCCACAAGTAAGATTCTGATACAGAATGAACAACACCACGAAAGAAGCTAACTTAACAAATATAGTAAATGTTGGAGGCAACCAACAGGAGAGTTCCATACCTGTCACTATGCACAAATGTGGAGACTTTGTACATGCACCGATAAAGCGCACAACATTACTATGATGGACCTCTCTGCAATCATAAAACGAATATAATATATATCAGTATTGCTTAATAGCAATACGCATGCCAACTTAACCTATAAAATGGAACAACCGTTTTCTTTTCCCTTGAATAAGAGACAAtttattattaaagaataagaTACAGAGAAGACACTATGAAAAACTAGAAACAGCAAAAGGTGGAACCTAGCCATGAATTTTAACTGCCTAGATGTGTGAAATGCAGCATGGACTAGCTGCATTTTACTCAACTATCAGAAAATTCATTCACTTTATGGGTTTCATGAATAGTGACAGCTAATATACCACAAAATGAAAGACCAGCTGCcttaaatgtgattttttaaaTGACACAATAAGACATGTTTCTTGGTTCCATTTGTAATTACATTTGGCATATTCTTCCAAAGCCTCATCAAAATAAAGACCAGCAATCCTGGATATTCAACCAGCAAATACAGAAAACGTGAAGCATTCTCTTGTCATTCCCAGAGATTATAGGAATTGCTCTTGTACAGGCTAGTATAGAAGTTCATTATGGAGGATGTTGGAAAATAATGGGAAAATCTTTAAAAGTTTACAAGTGGAGAAGAGCTCTCAATAGAAATGATAAGAATGATTTCATATGAAATCCCCAGCAGGGACCAGCCTAGATTAAAAGAAGATAAAGATAGAAAATTATTCACCTTAAAATTGCCACTTCTTGAGCAAACTCATCCTCTAGAGCATCATTCAAATGTTcagatctcaaaatcttaaCAGCGACATCTTGACCAAGATAAATTCCGCGATACCTGAGAATGAACAGTAATATAAAGTTAAGCAGCAGAGAAGACTATAAACGAATAAAGGAAtgccaaaaataaaacatatctTACAAATCTCCACATGACCCAGATGCAATTCTGTCTCCTATCTTTAATAATCTTCGGTCTATTTCCCAGAGTCCTGTCTTTTCTTTCACCGATAATGCTTTCTCCACAGCCGAATGAGAATGTGAAGATCTTGACCATGACCCCTAAATTACCAAACAACAGATACGTATTACTATCTTATAATTCTTGGATTATTTTAGAATTGTGACGAATATACCTCACTTCTAGCAATTGCCTTTTCCATAGCTTCATACAGACCATCTGTATCCTGACCACAACATTGCAAAGTCAGCAACATTTGAACTCAGCACAGTTgtcataaaattaatataatcgCAATTCCCCTTAATGTATTCTGAAGACATTTTCTTGGAGGAACTGTAGCTTTTTCGACTTGTCCAATTTGATAAAACCCCATATTTATAACAAACATATTGGGATGCATTAGATCCAATAATTGTAGCAATGCCATATTACAGCCCAGAGATAAACACTGACTAAAAAGCGTTCATCCATGCATAAAAAAAGAAAGCACATAAACAGCTTGCAGTATAGCAAAATCCATAGCCAACAAAAATAAGCATATTGTAGTAGTAGCAATGTACCACATATTTTAAGAAAGGCCATCCAACGTTTCATGTATTGGAAATTACtcatttaataatataataacatGCAAAATTTCAAGATACAAAACTCTGACAGTAGAAAGTAATCTGTGAATGACGATAAACATATTATATAGTAAAAGAAAACTACCTCAACAAGCCATCCATCCACCACAAATACATCTAAAGAGTAGCCATCGGTCGTCGAGAAGACATGTGCTTCACGGATGTTAAGTCCTAAATCCGAAAGCAAGGAAGAAAGCTACAAAATAATGACATAAGTTAGAAAGATGCGACCACAGTATGGTTACACTTCTGCAGTTATCTTGGATTCTACAACATAAACAATGCATATACTATGTATCAAATGTACTGAATAGTCAATAGTCCATTGCTACCCTTAAATTCATTTTCCACTTATTTCAGAATTTGAAGGCTATAgatttataactttatattaaTGCAAGAAATCATAATGACAAAGAACTCTTCCAATACAACGTCTTCTCACAATTATATTTGATACCCAAGCTTACTGCATTGAGGTGCCAGCGTGTGAGGTCTAAACTCTAGAGTTGACACAAAACATCAGATGGAGAaccataaaacatgaatgacaGACCATCACGGTGTCACATGAAAACAAAGATAGTTGCTTGAGTTATAAACATTAGGTATTGAACTCACATTTATATTAGTGAGTACCAAGAGAACTGCTTAAGTGGAGACAGAGTATTACAGGATAATGAAGCTATCAAATGATGTCAAATTTCAATACCCTTTAACATTGAAGAAATTCTGTACATGTGGACACTAAAACTACAGAAATAGTATCACTTGATGCTATTCAATCAGATGATCCTTTTGATTATTAATTGAAAAAGGAATGCTGAATCCAACTTCATGATCCAGAATGTAAGTGCAGTATCAGATAAGCTTGTCCACTATCCTATCATACTAATCTTATATGACCCCTTTGAGATATAACTCGTTGAATAGTTGAACTTAGTTTACCAAATAGACCTTCAGCTTTAATTTGCAAACACGTAAGGGAACAATCAGCATATTTTCGGGCTTCAAACTCTGATTTCTTTTCAGATTCTAAGAATATTTTGAAACTGAGATCGAGGTAAAACTCCAGGTGGTAATACCAAACTTGACAACAAACGAATAAATTAAACCTTCTCAGTCATACCTGGCTAAGAAGCTTAGGCTTGTCAATAGTTGAAAATATTACTTCATGAATGGGAACATGTGGTATATCTTGCCTGCGTTATACAGCCCAATGGTCAATATCATTTCTCCATActtataaatgttttttttttaaatgagaaaCAAAGTTTTACTAAAGAAACTCAAAAACACAGTACAAGACTCTGAACAAACTGGTCCACCAACAAAATGATTCAACTAATGAAAAACAAATCTGAATTACACCTATGACAATGTAATGGAACTTTCAAAATTACCCTATAACAGCTTCCCAATCTAATAAGATGTTAGAAATTGGTAGATCCCTAAAGGATGGAGAAAAACAAGCCGATAAGCATAAATGTGATCTCTCAAATATACGTCCACAGTTCATATAAAAACTGCacaattaaaatataaagtaaatGAAAAAGACTCCGATTTTAGCGGATTCAGTATCTTTCAACAAAACTATACGTTAGGCCAATTGTTGATAAAGCATTAATATCAgcataaagaaaaattattttctatttttaattttgaaaataagaCCTTTAGCATATTACTTCATAAATATGTGTATTTACTATTTATGCGTGCATGCATATGTTTGTCTTTATACAATTTCATTATCACATTGTACACTTCTATGTATCATGTCTACCCTTTATGCACATGAAATATCATATACAGTAATTGCTTGTCAACACATTCATTAGAGCTTTACAAATCGTTTATCTAATTTCTGTTTGATAAGATACAACAAATTTATcagaataaaattttgacaaaaatagtgCACATTAAAGCAAGAAGAAAGTAAGTTTTAAACAAGTGTCTTCCAACCTATAGAAAGAGGGCTTCTCAAAATTCCACCTAAAACTTTAATACTGAGCCTATAATAAGGCAACATACATTATTCTACCCCTAATTGCTACAAATTCTTGATGCTTGACCCATAGCAATTTTTCGGTGTGTATCTCAATTTTAACTTAGTCTTCATCATCCCAAGTCCTCAAAAATGTATACACAAAATatgagaagtcaaatgaagcaAAACAATAACTAACTTCGCTGCACATAACAATCTGCTCCATAACTTAACCAATGCATATGttcttccaaaagaaaatgatgccaAGGTAAAAGTTAACTTTCCTAGGAACCAGTGGATTCCATTAAAtctttagggaaaaaaaaactgctAGAGTGACAACCAATCAACCTTCAGAATAAAGAGTTCCTACAAAAGAGTTCCTCAAAATAATTAGGGACCAAAGCCATTATGACTTGTTGCTCTTGATATGCAATGGGTTTCTATTGAGCATTTTCATTTTGGGTATTGTTGGTCAGAGACCAAAAGCTTGCGGCTCACTAAGATAAAGTGAACGAGTAAACCAATATATTGGTGGCGATTGAAGTATCAAATGGTAAGCATTAATCCCGCACACTCTTtcgattttttaatatatttttgctCTTCCATCACTTTGTCTTTATTTTAGAGGTGGACCTTCACCAAGAgcaaacaaatattaaaaaattgaaaatgtgtGGGAAGTAACATGGAGTGTGAGAAAATCACCACCcatgtgaaaaaaattaaaaatcttgtTATAATGAACCCAGTAGTGCTTATTCTAGAACAGAAAACAAGCCAACAAACTTTGGTTGAGTACCTTTTGGGAGAATTCTTGGTCAGATGTTTTCCATCCATGTCCTTAGCATTCTTTCTAACATCCAAATTTAGGTCCCCGAGCTTAGAGCAAGGTTCAAAGTCAGCCGCACAATTCCTAGTTTTACTCAGAGAAATGATATAAATAAATGCCAACCAAAAAAGGTCCACAGATCAATATCCACAGAGTCAACGAAACCCTCGTTGGGAAAAACTACGGCAAAAAGCTTAAGCACTCAGAGACAGAGTACAACACAGATATAATACGGTTATTACCTATCATGTGACAGAGTAGCTCCTTCACTAGTTTCATCACATGATGAACTTGGGGTTGAAACAACACTTGTACATTGTTGAACATCATCATCTTCGTCGTCTGTCCCCATAGAAGTATTCTGATCATAAGTACATAAAAGAACCATAAAATGATTAACATAAGAGGAACttaatgacaaataaaatagaaGGGGAAAAAAGAACTAATGTCACATTGGAACACCACACCACCATAGTTTCTCCTGCCTTACAAGATTCTGTAAGatcttattttcaagtgtagTCAAGGCTTCTTTAGGTAAAGTGACAGTCAGTACATGCAACAGGATTCATACATTACTACACATCGTGATTGATCCAGATCCTGGTCAACAACATCGTGATATCACGAGTCCAACTTTTTTTCCCAGAACCCAACAATGTTTCCAATAAAACAGCCAGTAAGAAAATTCGTATCAGACTAAACGAAGGTATAGTTGAAATGCTAATTAATGATAATAACACGTAAATGTCTATCTGACGTAATGCCTTTTAATTTTATTCCAAGAGACTAACCATGTGGAGAATCTTATTGAAAGAAACTTGTATCATTAATTTATCAAAGCAGTATTATTTCTGAGGTTAAGACTAAGGGCCTAGGTAAGGGAACTTTTGTTGAGTACTAACATAATGACTATCACAAGCAAAACTAGTGCGACAAACAGTCACCAATTagagataaattttttaaatgaacCTACAAGAGTTTACAGTGAATGTGAGGTTACATTAGAATTTGGTTTTTAAGAACTAATTACTGTCTCGTACACTTGTGATGTAGACTCAAGTTTTCAAACCCAAAGCGCACAAGTTTGCATTAGTAGGCAAGGAATCTATAGTACTACCATATTGGAACTTGATATCATGCACCaactttatcttcttcttctcgaCTGAAGCCCTTTACTTAGTGCAAGCCAGAGACAAAATAAAGTAGTAGTACTGAACCATTTGTGTTACTTAtaaccttcttcttctccgtcgAAACCACTGCTCTATACCTTTTAAGGATAACATTTTCCCAATTATTCCATCATTTCTCAAAGCTAACCATGGTTAGGGACATTATGAGTCAGAGTCATTATCAAGGAAATCATTGATGCCCCATCTTTCTTTGCCACTCTCAATTACTACATATATGAACCTTCTGTGGCTTTAAAATGAAATACAGTATTCAtccaaataatttaaatttttttctggaAAATAATGATTATGTGAATGCAAGTTGTTGCAAACAATCTAAAATGTGGCTTTTTATAACAACgggaaataaattaatacttGGTTTAGCACTGGGACTCAAACGCTAGTTCAGAACAAGATTCCAAACATAAAATACTGAAGCAAATGATGCGGAATACCTCCATGAAACGGATATGATACACGGGCCGCTTCTCTGGGTCTTTTGCCAATGCAAGAAGCTTTTGATGTAACAAGACATCTTCCACTCTATCCAAGTTAACATCAAGTCCGTAACTGTgcagaaaacaaaattagtaaaataaataaataacgtAGAATTCATAGAATTAGGTTCATCATCCTCCACatctaaagaaaaatgaaacattCATGCCATGGCTCTTATGAAGTTTTACAGTGGAAAATATCTTGGAAAATATAGTGAATACTTTTTTCCCAGTAAGGTTTtaaacaaagcttcaacataaCATAAGGTCTAGAAAGGTTTGCCTTGAAATAACATTTCTTGACAGAGACAGACCTAAGGAAAATTTTGTGCCTCCTGGAAAGGTACTTCCAAAAAGAATTGACTGCAAAGTGCGGAACTAATTTCAGTCCACAGACTCCTTACACACATTGCAAAGTTTCAATTGTAAACTTTACACTAGTCACATGGTCAAACCGACCAACTCTTACAGAAATAATAGGCAAGAAAACAACACTCAAACAACACTTCCAGCTCAAAAAATAATCATGTCCATACAGAACAAATATTAGATCACATAACCAATTTGATATTCAAACATATGCACAAACTTATTCGTGCTCAAACATTAAACACTTCACTGATACCACTCCGAAAGCATACTAACTCAAGAAATCAATCATGTTGGGATCATCATTTGAGACTCTAAGAGCTTCACAAGGGTTCGTACTTCAATAATACTATTCAtaccatacttcaccaatcCCAAAACTACCGAGAACCAGTTAACTAAATATCTTCATAGACCTACTGAAACGTTCATGTTGAGACACCCCTGTCTAAGAAAATGAGTTTCTCTCCAGCTAGGAGATCAATCACAACGCGGCACGTGTCAACACCAAAATAAAGCTTctagagtcccacatcgaccacgAACGAAAACAGGCGattctcctcaactataaaaggagATCGTTCTCGCACAATTGATCCCTGACGATCTTATTTTGCTTAATCTATTATTAGACCTCACTAAGTGATGATTCTGTCCAAATCCTTGTATCATGTAAACTCTCTCTACATTAtttatgagaactcctctatcCTATGGACGTAGCCCAAATTaaggtgaacc
This region includes:
- the LOC137728678 gene encoding serine/threonine-protein kinase STY46-like; the protein is MDLTEGVGESSSPPRSFVSFSNYDVRNDVYNRLVESGHEDALTLPEFREQLDGHFNRLPASYGLDVNLDRVEDVLLHQKLLALAKDPEKRPVYHIRFMENTSMGTDDEDDDVQQCTSVVSTPSSSCDETSEGATLSHDRNCAADFEPCSKLGDLNLDVRKNAKDMDGKHLTKNSPKRQDIPHVPIHEVIFSTIDKPKLLSQLSSLLSDLGLNIREAHVFSTTDGYSLDVFVVDGWLVEDTDGLYEAMEKAIARSEGSWSRSSHSHSAVEKALSVKEKTGLWEIDRRLLKIGDRIASGSCGDLYRGIYLGQDVAVKILRSEHLNDALEDEFAQEVAILREVHHSNVVRFIGACTKSPHLCIVTEYMPGGSLYDYLHKNQNILKLSELLKFAIDVCKGMEYLHHNNIIHRDLKTANLLMDTNNVVKVADFGVARFQNQEGVMTAETGTYRWMAPEVINHQPYDQKADVFSFAIVLWELVTAKVPYDTMTPLQAALGVRQGLRPEIPNNGHPKVLELMQRCWDSVPSNRPSFTDITAQLESLLQEVQEISEPSNGT